The Streptomyces rimosus genomic interval AATGCTCTCTTTTCGGGCACGGCGAACCACGCTCCCGCGCACCATGGCGCGAGAGCGGTCGGATCGCTGGACGGAAAACGGTTGCGGGCAGGCCGAAGAGGACCCTCGGGGCCCGCGGATCCCGAGGCCGGGAAGGCAACGAGATGCCGTTCAGGATACTGAAAGTCCGGCACGAACCCAGGGCAAGGAGACGCCTGGGCGGCCATCTCGCCGCTGCTTGGCCCGCAAGCCAATCCCCCCTGCACGTGAAGCACGAAAACCCCGGAGGGCGGCGCATGGAGGCTTTCCTGGTGCTTTGGCGTGTCGGGCTACAGAGGCTTTTTCGAGCGTGACACTCCGCGATCGAAATTCGGCCTCCCGGGGTACGGGATCGCCCGCCGACCGCAGTGGTCAGCGATGGCGGGCGGAGCGCCTGCCAGGCGGGGAGTTAACGCCCAGAGGGTGGGGTCCCCGCGCGTGCGGGCCCACCGGAGAGCGGCTGGGGAGAATCAGCTGCATGACGCGGCATCACACGGAAGGCGCTCAAAGACCGATCAGCGCAGGCCAAAGGCGCGCTACTGACATCACAGCCGCCCGGGCCGGACGATCCCCCGTGTCGTCGCTGAAGTGGCAAAACAGAAGGTCAAGACACTAACTCTGCCCAGCGAATCAGCAACATGCCAGCATCCCGGTACGGCAACCCAGGGCCTTATCGCGAAGTGGTGACGGCGGCCGTCAGCTCGCGGACTCCGGCCGTGCGGGGGTGGCGCTGGGCCAGGTCGGTGACGATCCGGCGGATGGCGGGCCGGTCGCGGACTTCGCCGCGCGAGGCCCGTACGGCGTGCAGCAGTGCGTCGGCGGCCGATTCGGGCTTGGCCATCTGCCACCAGGCGCGCGCGAGGTCGGTGTGCATCCGGGCCCGGCGCTCGGGCGTGGGGAACTGATCCTCGTGCAGGTCCGTGCCGGCTTCCAAGGCGGCCCCGGCGTCGCCGAGAGCCCAGTGGACGCCGACGGCGTACAGGGCGACGGCCGCCGGGGTCAGCGGGAACAGGCGCCCAGCCGGGGCCTGCTCGGGCAGGAGGCGGGCGGCGCGCTGGGCTTCGCCGATCGTGGCAAGGGCCTGGGCCCGGTCGCCCGCGCGGGCCGCGCTGTACGCCTGGGTGCACAGCATCTGGGCGTACGCGGAGGTCTGCGCGCTGTTGGTGAGTCCGGCGGCTTCGACCTGGGCCGCGGCTTTGAGGATGAGGCGTTGGGAGGCGGCGGGCTGGTCCTGGTGGCGCAGGACGATGCTCATCTCGCGGGCGGCGGCCGCGGCGGCGAGCGGAGAGCCGGACAGGTCGGCGTAGACGATGGCGCGGTCGGCGGCCTGCCGGGACTGCTCGTAGCGGCCGATCTTCGTGAGGACCTGGGCGAGCAGGCTGTAGGTGGTCGACACGCGGGCCAGGGCCAGTTCCTGGCGGGAGCGGGCTGCCACGTGCGCGTCGCCCAGCAGGCCGGGCAACGCCTCCAAGAGGCGGGCGTGCCGGCCGGCGTCGAACAGGCCGCGGGCACGGGCCAGGCGCTGGTCGAGGGGCGCAGCCGAGCCGCTGGGATCGGGGACGCCCGCCAGCGCGACGTCGACACCGATCAGGAACTGCGCGGGGGCCGCGAGTCCGGCGGCGGCGAGCAGGGTGCGGCGGCGCATCGGGTCCTCCTCGACTTGTGGACCATCGAGCGACACCCTAGTGGTCACGGTCCCGCTGAGGGCGAGCGACGCCGTCAGAACATCCGTCGGGACGCCCACCTCTTCGGCGGCGCGTCGCAGCAGACGCAGGTCGGAGGGACAGTGGCGGGCTTCGAGCCGGGAGATCGTGGATGTCGAGCATCCCAGGCGCCCGCCCAGATCTTCCTGGCGCCATCCGCGCGCGGTGCGCCCGACCTTGACGAGCCCGCCGGCATGCCGGGCGGCGACGAGGGAGCGGACCTTGTCGGAGCACCACAGAGTGTCGCCGGACACCGCACCTCCCGCGCGCCAGGAGCCGGGGCCCCGTCCACGGTAGTGACTCACCGTGCCCGCGTCGATGCCGTGTGCAGCATCTGCAAATCACCTGCACAGCAGGCAAGTTGACCACCGGCCGGGCCTGGTCGGTGGTGTCGTGGTCCTACGGCCCGCAGCGGGCCGGACAATCTCAGCACGCAGGAGGACACGATGGCGACAGCGATCGAGACCACGGCGCAGGTACGCGATCCGCGGGACTACGTGACGCGCGAGGTATGGGACCGGCAGATCCAGCTTCTGATGCGGGATCACCCGGTGGACGAGGTGATGGCCAACCGGCTGTTCGGGGCTGCGGTCTCGTACCTGATCACCGCGATGGAAAAGTGGGGCCGGCACCTGGAGCTGTGTGCCGGTCGCCTCGTCGACCTGGCGGTCCACAACTTCATCCTGGACACGAAGCACTACCGCGATTTCTGCCACCGGCACTTCGGCGGGAAGTTCCTGGAGCACATCCCGGAGATCGCGTTCAAGTACGACGGCAGCGTGGAGCGCACTGCCAAGGTGATCGCCGACGCGGGCTTCGAGGTGGACTGGAAGCTGTGGGAGCGCGATTACGCGGCGTGCGGCCCGTGCCGACCTGGGGAGGAGTGCCACTGACCGCCCGCACACCGCCGTGGGCCCTGGGAACGCCTGTGCGTTCCCAGGGCCCACGGCCGCTCGGGTGACTTCGCGGCGAACCGCCGCGAGCGGCAGGACGGGCCGGTACGGTGCCAGGTCCCGCCGTCCTCCCGAGGAGCCGTATGCCCCGCGCGCCACAGACCCCGGCCGAATACTGGGACACGTACAAGCCGCACCGGGGCGAAGGG includes:
- a CDS encoding helix-turn-helix transcriptional regulator, translated to MSGDTLWCSDKVRSLVAARHAGGLVKVGRTARGWRQEDLGGRLGCSTSTISRLEARHCPSDLRLLRRAAEEVGVPTDVLTASLALSGTVTTRVSLDGPQVEEDPMRRRTLLAAAGLAAPAQFLIGVDVALAGVPDPSGSAAPLDQRLARARGLFDAGRHARLLEALPGLLGDAHVAARSRQELALARVSTTYSLLAQVLTKIGRYEQSRQAADRAIVYADLSGSPLAAAAAAREMSIVLRHQDQPAASQRLILKAAAQVEAAGLTNSAQTSAYAQMLCTQAYSAARAGDRAQALATIGEAQRAARLLPEQAPAGRLFPLTPAAVALYAVGVHWALGDAGAALEAGTDLHEDQFPTPERRARMHTDLARAWWQMAKPESAADALLHAVRASRGEVRDRPAIRRIVTDLAQRHPRTAGVRELTAAVTTSR
- a CDS encoding glycine-rich domain-containing protein, whose product is MATAIETTAQVRDPRDYVTREVWDRQIQLLMRDHPVDEVMANRLFGAAVSYLITAMEKWGRHLELCAGRLVDLAVHNFILDTKHYRDFCHRHFGGKFLEHIPEIAFKYDGSVERTAKVIADAGFEVDWKLWERDYAACGPCRPGEECH